A single window of Candidatus Palauibacter polyketidifaciens DNA harbors:
- a CDS encoding peptidylprolyl isomerase translates to MIDINPGTKSVRAGACLLTAALTLIAPLSGLQENEPAAPDTVPTTEFPPGVETLDRIVAVVGDTAILMSDLQITLYQLQGAGARVPPEGSELWKAFADDVLEAMIDDLIYLQEAKNAGITVPEGRVTQMSDEIFAERRSRFSSDDEMMLAVEETGMNMLQFRQMLRSQAHAEGLRQAYRYELEQRTDLPPVIVSEEEVEAAFEEFAQNQPPRPALVSFNRLVVTPLPSGEARDSVLARTIRVQNDFANDEEEFSVLARRHSDDEGTREQGGELGWMSRDLLVKPFGDAAWTTRPGQTVGPVQTQFGLHFIKIERQRGAERFLRHILLRPEIKDEDIEEARTLAIQIADSLRAGSDPERLVALFRGQVADEAIRFDDVSLASLVSQFTGAGGESGLTAPTEGMVYGPLPMERGGPTEFGLVHVLTFRPEGPIEIGDVRDQIRQSLRTRKQIDIILQEVRANTYIDVRF, encoded by the coding sequence GTGATCGATATCAATCCTGGAACGAAGTCCGTGCGGGCCGGAGCCTGTCTGCTCACGGCGGCCCTCACCCTCATCGCCCCGCTCTCCGGGCTTCAGGAGAACGAGCCCGCGGCGCCCGACACCGTGCCGACGACGGAGTTTCCCCCCGGTGTGGAGACGCTGGACCGGATCGTGGCCGTGGTGGGCGACACGGCGATCCTCATGTCGGATTTACAGATCACGCTCTACCAGTTGCAGGGGGCCGGCGCTCGGGTCCCGCCCGAGGGCTCGGAGCTCTGGAAGGCCTTCGCCGACGATGTGCTCGAGGCGATGATCGACGACCTCATTTATCTCCAGGAGGCGAAGAACGCGGGGATCACGGTGCCCGAGGGCCGCGTCACACAGATGTCGGACGAGATCTTCGCAGAAAGGCGATCCCGGTTCTCGTCCGATGATGAGATGATGCTGGCGGTGGAGGAGACGGGCATGAACATGCTCCAGTTCCGCCAGATGCTCCGCTCCCAGGCTCATGCCGAGGGGCTGCGCCAGGCCTACCGGTACGAACTCGAGCAGCGCACGGACCTGCCGCCGGTCATCGTCAGCGAGGAGGAGGTCGAGGCCGCGTTCGAGGAGTTCGCGCAGAACCAGCCGCCCCGCCCCGCGCTCGTCTCGTTCAACCGGCTCGTGGTCACGCCGCTGCCGAGCGGCGAGGCGCGGGACAGCGTCCTGGCGCGCACGATCCGCGTTCAGAACGACTTCGCGAACGACGAAGAGGAGTTCTCCGTCCTCGCCCGCCGCCATTCCGACGATGAAGGGACCAGGGAGCAGGGCGGCGAGTTGGGCTGGATGAGCCGCGATCTGCTCGTGAAGCCGTTCGGCGACGCCGCGTGGACGACGCGCCCCGGCCAGACGGTGGGTCCGGTGCAGACGCAGTTCGGACTCCACTTCATCAAGATCGAGCGCCAGCGGGGGGCGGAGCGTTTTCTGCGTCACATCCTCCTGCGACCCGAGATCAAGGATGAAGACATCGAGGAAGCCCGGACGCTCGCGATTCAGATCGCGGACAGCCTGCGGGCGGGCTCCGACCCGGAGCGACTCGTGGCCCTGTTCCGCGGACAGGTGGCGGATGAGGCGATCCGCTTCGACGACGTCTCGCTCGCGAGTCTCGTCAGCCAGTTCACGGGCGCGGGCGGTGAGTCCGGACTCACCGCCCCGACGGAGGGGATGGTGTACGGGCCGCTGCCGATGGAGCGTGGCGGGCCCACCGAGTTCGGGCTCGTCCATGTCCTGACGTTCCGTCCCGAAGGCCCGATCGAGATCGGCGACGTGCGGGATCAGATCCGGCAGAGCCTCCGCACTCGCAAGCAGATCGACATCATTCTCCAGGAGGTGCGTGCCAACACCTACATCGATGTGAGATTCTGA
- a CDS encoding 4-hydroxythreonine-4-phosphate dehydrogenase PdxA — protein sequence MPRLGITLGDPRGIGPEVTAAALSSFSGMDGIEAVLVGPRSLGEVEDHLEGVPRETVGDWDPTGGERLAGLLSGRAIERAVAMARTGEIDGIVTAPISKTALRAAGYAHPGHTEFLQELAGAHEVTMMMSAERTPLGGPLRLALLTAHLPLRDVPSVLNVDLFARRSRIAIEALRAWWGIERPRLAFAGLNPHAGEGGLFGDEEIEVFAPALARLAADPGVEILGIFPGDTVFLKALSGEADLVVTPYHDVGLAVLKTIAMNEGVNVTAGLPFPRTSPDHGTAMDIAGRGIADPGAMRAAIDLCARFCAARVAAG from the coding sequence ATGCCGCGCCTCGGGATCACGCTGGGGGATCCACGCGGGATCGGGCCGGAGGTGACCGCGGCGGCGCTCTCCTCGTTCTCGGGGATGGACGGGATCGAAGCGGTCCTGGTGGGGCCGCGGTCGCTCGGCGAGGTGGAGGATCACCTGGAAGGAGTGCCCCGGGAGACGGTGGGAGACTGGGACCCCACGGGCGGCGAGCGGCTCGCGGGCCTGCTGTCGGGGCGGGCCATCGAACGGGCCGTGGCGATGGCGCGGACGGGAGAGATCGACGGAATCGTCACGGCTCCGATCAGCAAGACCGCGCTGCGGGCCGCGGGGTACGCGCACCCGGGTCACACGGAGTTTCTCCAGGAACTGGCGGGAGCGCACGAGGTCACGATGATGATGTCCGCCGAGCGCACGCCCCTCGGCGGACCGCTGCGCCTGGCGCTCCTCACCGCGCATCTCCCCCTGCGCGACGTGCCCTCCGTGCTCAATGTGGACCTTTTCGCACGCAGATCGCGGATCGCGATCGAAGCGCTGCGCGCCTGGTGGGGGATCGAGCGGCCCCGCCTCGCCTTCGCGGGGCTCAATCCGCACGCGGGCGAAGGCGGACTCTTCGGCGATGAGGAGATCGAAGTGTTCGCGCCGGCGCTCGCGCGGCTCGCTGCGGATCCCGGCGTGGAAATCCTCGGCATCTTCCCCGGGGACACCGTCTTCCTGAAGGCGCTCTCGGGGGAGGCGGACCTCGTCGTGACGCCCTACCACGACGTGGGGCTCGCGGTGCTGAAGACGATCGCGATGAACGAAGGCGTGAACGTGACGGCGGGGCTTCCCTTCCCGCGAACGTCTCCGGATCACGGCACGGCGATGGACATCGCGGGCCGCGGGATCGCGGATCCGGGAGCGATGCGGGCCGCCATCGACCTCTGCGCCCGGTTCTGCGCGGCGCGGGTTGCTGCGGGATGA
- the ftsE gene encoding cell division ATP-binding protein FtsE produces the protein MISLRDVSKAYPRSGDALRGVSFRLRKGEFAFLTGPSGAGKSTVLELIHFQTRPTKGEVQVSRYNSRRVRRRDIPALRRRVGFVFQDFKLLERLTAAENVAFALEVIGTPRREIAGRVQRLLSQVGLAARHRSRPTELSGGERQRVAVARALATEPRILLADEPTGNLDPDAAGGVFELFRMLNRLGTAVLMATHDADFVRRHPDIRRLELEDGRLARDSAA, from the coding sequence ATGATCTCGCTGAGAGATGTCTCGAAGGCCTATCCGCGCTCCGGAGACGCGCTTCGGGGGGTGTCCTTCCGTCTCCGGAAGGGGGAGTTCGCCTTCCTCACCGGACCCTCGGGGGCGGGCAAGTCGACGGTGCTGGAACTGATCCACTTCCAGACCCGACCGACCAAAGGCGAGGTTCAGGTCTCACGCTACAACTCGAGGCGGGTCCGCCGCCGGGATATTCCGGCGCTGCGACGGCGCGTGGGGTTCGTGTTTCAGGATTTCAAGCTGCTGGAGCGGCTGACCGCCGCGGAGAACGTGGCCTTCGCGCTCGAAGTCATCGGGACCCCGCGACGCGAGATCGCGGGCCGCGTCCAGCGGCTGCTGAGTCAGGTCGGGCTCGCCGCCCGCCACCGCTCGCGACCAACGGAGCTGTCGGGCGGTGAACGGCAGCGCGTCGCGGTGGCGCGCGCCCTCGCCACGGAACCGCGGATCCTCCTCGCGGACGAGCCCACGGGCAACCTCGATCCCGACGCCGCGGGGGGCGTGTTCGAGCTGTTCCGCATGCTGAACCGGCTCGGCACGGCCGTGCTCATGGCCACGCACGACGCGGACTTCGTGCGCCGACACCCGGACATCCGTCGACTCGAGCTGGAGGACGGGCGACTTGCCCGCGACTCCGCCGCATGA
- a CDS encoding permease-like cell division protein FtsX: MRFMREALAGFRRTPLLCALSIGATGLSLVILGLFGLVAHNIGGAIGDVERRVEVVGYLLDDAGSEQVRAARRELEALPAVESVRYVSKDEALERARRDLVEFSDVYGELRVNPLPASFHLRLREGFRTPETVSETAGALAAYPFIEEARFGDEWVERLFALRSAAVGIALALGGGFALIAVLLIVTTVRMAILARGEEIEIMQIVGAREGYIQRPFLLEGAVTGLAGGLLALGVTRLAYVVFPIRFAAIESLAWLPHLWTASGVAAAALLGLLAAAYSVHREVGRAYGPS; encoded by the coding sequence ATGAGATTCATGCGCGAGGCGCTCGCCGGCTTCCGGCGCACCCCTCTGCTGTGCGCCCTCTCGATCGGGGCGACCGGGCTCAGCCTCGTGATCCTCGGCCTCTTCGGGCTCGTTGCGCACAATATCGGCGGCGCGATCGGCGACGTGGAACGCCGCGTGGAGGTCGTCGGCTACCTGCTCGATGACGCCGGCTCGGAACAGGTGCGGGCCGCCCGGCGGGAGTTGGAGGCGCTCCCGGCGGTGGAATCCGTGCGCTACGTATCGAAGGACGAGGCGCTGGAGCGGGCGCGGCGCGATCTCGTCGAGTTCTCGGACGTCTACGGGGAATTGCGGGTGAACCCGCTTCCGGCCTCGTTTCACCTCCGGCTCCGGGAGGGCTTCCGCACGCCGGAAACGGTGTCGGAGACCGCGGGCGCGCTGGCGGCGTATCCGTTCATCGAGGAGGCGCGGTTCGGGGATGAGTGGGTGGAGCGGCTCTTCGCGCTGCGGAGCGCGGCGGTGGGGATCGCGCTGGCCCTGGGCGGCGGATTCGCCCTGATCGCGGTGCTTCTCATCGTCACGACGGTGCGCATGGCCATCCTCGCGCGCGGTGAAGAGATCGAGATCATGCAGATCGTGGGCGCGCGGGAAGGCTATATCCAGCGGCCCTTCCTTCTCGAAGGCGCGGTCACCGGGCTCGCGGGCGGGCTGCTGGCGCTCGGCGTGACGCGGCTCGCGTACGTCGTCTTCCCCATCCGTTTCGCCGCCATCGAATCGCTCGCGTGGCTCCCGCACCTCTGGACCGCGTCCGGCGTCGCAGCCGCCGCCCTCCTCGGCCTGCTCGCAGCCGCCTACTCCGTGCACCGTGAAGTGGGACGCGCGTATGGCCCGTCCTAG
- a CDS encoding peptidoglycan DD-metalloendopeptidase family protein, whose amino-acid sequence MSFAVATSPTWTAPLPAIAQESSDVRRRLEESEGRLELIREERQRLRRELEGIAGQVTGDSAELVNIERQIAASASLLAEFDVQRLALSEQLTAMTREMLLTRDELAARQVVLRARLRDIYKRGPLRTVEVLLSSRSFSDLLNRYRYLRDIAVFDRMLVEDVKKLEDTLADLRGGLSREGDRIARVRAENRREYDELERLERQRQERLRRFADRRDEAQLTLARLAAEEAELRALMAGLEERRRSAEREAGAASVSSLTTGDLGSLAWPVEGEVLWRFGPEREGRTTIPREGIGIAAPRGTPVNAVDRGTVASVAARASGLTVILDHGGGFYSSYQKLRDVTVGEGQAVGEGQALGHVGGDATRPHIEFQIYEPGTVGPRAVDPVRWLRGRP is encoded by the coding sequence GTGAGCTTCGCCGTCGCGACGAGCCCGACATGGACCGCGCCCCTTCCCGCGATCGCGCAGGAGTCGTCGGATGTGCGGCGCCGCCTGGAGGAGAGCGAGGGACGGCTCGAACTCATCCGCGAGGAACGACAGCGGCTGCGCCGGGAACTCGAGGGGATCGCGGGCCAGGTCACCGGCGACTCGGCCGAACTCGTGAACATCGAACGACAGATCGCTGCTTCGGCGAGCCTCCTGGCCGAGTTCGACGTTCAACGGCTCGCGCTCTCCGAGCAGCTCACGGCCATGACGCGCGAGATGCTGCTCACGCGCGACGAACTCGCGGCGCGCCAGGTCGTGCTGCGGGCGCGGCTCCGCGACATCTACAAGCGCGGCCCCCTCCGCACCGTCGAGGTGCTCCTCTCCTCCCGGTCGTTCTCGGACCTGCTCAATCGCTACAGGTATCTCCGCGACATCGCCGTCTTCGACCGCATGCTCGTGGAGGACGTGAAGAAGCTGGAGGACACCCTCGCGGACCTGCGCGGCGGACTGAGCCGGGAAGGCGACCGGATCGCGCGCGTGCGAGCGGAGAATCGCCGGGAATACGACGAATTGGAGAGGTTGGAGCGGCAGAGGCAGGAGCGGTTGCGCCGATTCGCCGACCGCCGCGACGAGGCGCAGTTGACGCTGGCCCGGCTGGCGGCGGAAGAGGCCGAGTTGCGGGCGCTCATGGCGGGGCTGGAAGAACGACGCCGCTCGGCGGAACGCGAGGCGGGCGCGGCGTCGGTCTCGTCGCTGACGACCGGGGATCTCGGGAGCCTCGCCTGGCCCGTCGAGGGGGAGGTCTTGTGGCGGTTCGGGCCCGAGCGGGAAGGACGCACGACGATCCCGCGGGAAGGGATCGGGATCGCGGCCCCGCGCGGCACGCCCGTGAACGCGGTGGACCGCGGCACAGTCGCCTCCGTGGCGGCGCGCGCCTCGGGACTGACGGTGATCCTCGATCACGGCGGGGGTTTCTACTCGTCCTATCAGAAGCTCCGCGACGTCACGGTCGGCGAGGGACAGGCGGTCGGCGAGGGACAGGCGCTCGGCCACGTGGGCGGGGACGCCACCCGGCCACACATCGAGTTCCAGATCTACGAGCCGGGGACGGTGGGGCCCCGCGCGGTGGATCCGGTCCGGTGGCTGAGGGGTCGCCCGTGA
- a CDS encoding AAA family ATPase, with amino-acid sequence MNAERPWGQEDLLQRLASAVAGRRLPQSLLVHGPEGVGKRSLALWIARALQCEPAGAEDVPCEACRPCRMAARLEHPDIHLHFPMPRPKRAASRAKLREAIEAQRHERLALLREDLHARLDPDAVTGLYVAAVENIRDQASRRPSMARRSVFVIEDAERMVPQSASPEAANAFLKLLEEPPPFAYIVLTSGRPDALLPTIRSRTVPLRIAPLPTEHVAAYVAEHLGVRDDDRARAVARRAGGAVYRARTLVDSEAGESEAAADGLLAAALDGSPQARYRAASRYSARGARGELEPALEALRIRLRDMLCVAAGAPDAALDPAGGRDAGGARGGPAEGAVLEALGAVDAAMEGVGRNLNPQATTALLLEEMSAAFAGRPTGRTAGTPQFAGVLRSL; translated from the coding sequence GTGAACGCCGAGCGTCCCTGGGGACAGGAGGACCTCCTGCAACGGCTGGCGAGCGCGGTCGCGGGCCGGAGACTGCCGCAGTCGCTTCTCGTCCACGGCCCGGAGGGCGTCGGCAAGCGTTCGCTGGCGCTGTGGATCGCGCGCGCGCTCCAGTGCGAGCCGGCGGGGGCGGAGGATGTGCCCTGCGAAGCGTGCCGGCCCTGCCGCATGGCGGCGCGGCTGGAACACCCGGACATCCACCTCCACTTCCCGATGCCGCGCCCGAAGCGGGCCGCCTCGCGGGCCAAGCTGCGGGAAGCCATCGAGGCGCAGCGGCACGAGCGTCTCGCGCTGCTGCGGGAGGATCTCCACGCACGCCTGGACCCGGACGCCGTCACGGGACTCTACGTGGCCGCCGTGGAGAACATCCGGGACCAGGCGTCCCGGCGTCCGTCGATGGCGCGCAGGTCGGTGTTCGTGATCGAGGACGCGGAGCGGATGGTGCCGCAGAGCGCGAGCCCCGAGGCGGCGAACGCCTTTCTCAAGCTCCTGGAGGAGCCGCCGCCGTTCGCCTACATCGTCCTCACGAGCGGCCGTCCGGACGCCCTTCTGCCGACGATCCGGTCCCGCACGGTGCCGCTCCGCATCGCGCCGCTGCCGACCGAACACGTGGCGGCCTATGTGGCGGAACACCTCGGCGTGCGCGATGACGACCGCGCACGGGCGGTCGCCCGGCGGGCCGGCGGCGCGGTCTACCGGGCGCGCACGCTCGTCGACTCCGAAGCCGGCGAATCCGAGGCCGCGGCGGACGGCCTGCTGGCCGCCGCCCTCGACGGTTCGCCGCAGGCGCGCTATCGCGCCGCCTCCCGCTACTCCGCACGCGGCGCGCGAGGGGAGTTGGAACCGGCGCTCGAAGCCCTGCGCATCCGCCTTCGGGACATGCTCTGCGTCGCCGCCGGAGCCCCCGACGCGGCGCTCGATCCGGCGGGCGGCCGAGACGCCGGGGGCGCGAGGGGCGGCCCGGCGGAAGGCGCGGTTCTCGAAGCCCTCGGGGCCGTCGATGCGGCCATGGAAGGGGTGGGCCGCAACCTGAATCCGCAGGCGACGACAGCCCTCCTGCTCGAGGAGATGAGCGCGGCCTTCGCCGGTCGCCCCACTGGCCGGACGGCGGGAACACCGCAGTTTGCGGGGGTACTGAGAAGTTTGTGA
- the moaC gene encoding cyclic pyranopterin monophosphate synthase MoaC, which produces MDGLTHLDPEGRVRMVDVGEKPLTRRVAVAEGRIRMSRATLDAIREGEVEKGEALAVARLAAIQGAKAASALVPLCHPIPLDAVDVDLEAEETPPAYRLGVRASAEWRTGVEMEAMAGVAAGLLALYDMCKAIDRGMTLGPIRLLEKRGGRSGTWKSDAK; this is translated from the coding sequence GTGGACGGACTCACACATCTGGATCCGGAAGGGCGGGTGCGAATGGTCGACGTGGGAGAGAAACCTCTCACGCGACGCGTGGCCGTGGCCGAGGGCCGGATCCGAATGAGCCGCGCGACCCTCGATGCCATCCGGGAGGGCGAGGTCGAGAAGGGAGAGGCGCTCGCCGTAGCCCGTCTCGCGGCGATCCAGGGGGCCAAGGCGGCGTCCGCGCTCGTTCCGCTCTGCCATCCGATCCCGCTCGACGCGGTAGATGTCGACCTGGAAGCCGAGGAGACGCCGCCGGCTTACCGGCTCGGCGTGCGGGCCTCGGCAGAGTGGCGCACGGGCGTCGAGATGGAGGCGATGGCAGGCGTCGCGGCCGGCCTGCTCGCCCTCTACGACATGTGCAAGGCGATCGACCGGGGCATGACGCTGGGGCCGATTCGACTCCTCGAGAAGCGCGGGGGACGATCCGGCACCTGGAAGTCGGATGCGAAGTGA